One window from the genome of Syntrophales bacterium encodes:
- a CDS encoding peptidylprolyl isomerase yields the protein MLSRSMVRTCILWPAMALLVVILAYVPAAAEEQGLAATEGAAALVNGTEISRIFLESEIDKITTMLSRQGKVLTEEELDGLRRDVLEKLIDYEVLWQQSANKKIAVSDQTVNDEVDGLKKQFPDEESFMRSMEEMDISESELRVRIRKNIAVRDLIEQEVSSKIKVTEEEGETFYKDHPHYFLEPEQVQASHVLIEVSDNATEEEQEKAKQEIEALEARLKKGEDFGTVAREASQCPSSIRGGDLGFFGRDSLMDPQFLEAAFALEPGEMSPVTETRFGYHIIKVTDRTPERVIPFDEVKEDIDSHLQEQKTIILLQEYLGFLKRGAAIERFL from the coding sequence ATGCTGTCGAGATCAATGGTAAGAACGTGTATTCTGTGGCCGGCCATGGCGCTTCTGGTTGTCATCCTGGCATACGTGCCGGCCGCGGCCGAGGAGCAGGGTTTAGCCGCAACGGAGGGGGCCGCGGCTCTTGTTAATGGAACGGAGATCTCCCGAATTTTCCTCGAATCAGAAATTGACAAGATTACAACCATGCTGTCCAGGCAAGGGAAGGTGCTTACTGAGGAGGAACTGGACGGCCTGAGGCGGGACGTGCTGGAAAAACTGATCGACTACGAGGTGCTCTGGCAACAGAGCGCCAATAAAAAAATAGCTGTTTCAGACCAGACCGTAAACGACGAGGTGGATGGACTGAAGAAACAATTTCCCGACGAGGAGAGCTTCATGCGTTCAATGGAGGAGATGGACATTTCCGAAAGTGAACTGAGAGTGCGCATAAGAAAGAATATTGCCGTAAGAGATCTCATCGAGCAGGAAGTTTCCAGTAAAATCAAAGTGACGGAAGAAGAAGGCGAAACCTTTTACAAAGACCATCCCCACTACTTCCTGGAACCCGAACAGGTACAGGCAAGTCACGTCCTGATTGAAGTGAGCGACAACGCGACGGAAGAGGAACAAGAGAAAGCGAAACAGGAGATCGAGGCTCTCGAGGCACGATTGAAGAAGGGTGAAGACTTCGGCACTGTGGCCCGTGAAGCGTCACAATGCCCGAGCAGCATCCGCGGCGGCGACCTGGGCTTTTTCGGGAGGGACAGTCTCATGGACCCGCAATTTCTCGAAGCAGCCTTCGCCCTGGAACCGGGGGAAATGAGTCCCGTCACCGAAACCCGATTCGGCTACCATATCATCAAGGTGACTGACAGAACACCCGAACGGGTCATCCCCTTCGACGAGGTCAAGGAAGATATCGACAGCCACCTGCAGGAACAGAAAACCATCATCCTTCTTCAGGAATATTTGGGCTTTCTGAAACGGGGAGCTGCCATAGAACGCTTCCTGTAG